A single region of the Brassica rapa cultivar Chiifu-401-42 chromosome A03, CAAS_Brap_v3.01, whole genome shotgun sequence genome encodes:
- the LOC103858641 gene encoding probable pectinesterase/pectinesterase inhibitor 20 gives MVRISTLYLIIIISVFSDFFASRTAISKSILQHDADGVKIRATVTVSKNGFGNFSRINDAVAMAPNNSNGDEGFFHIKIMEGEYEEYINIDQNKRYLMMSGAGINRTIITGNHSYEDGWGIDVSATFIASGSHFICKHLTIRNTAGPTKGQALALMCSGDLSVFYNCSIEGYQDTLWVRSGKQFYRECDVYGTIDFIFGNAVVVLQKCNLYARRPSKGNGNEITAQGRTNPKDQSGIVIQGCAIKPTHDLARSNYTVKTYLGRPWKNYSRTIIMQTYIDGFIEPAGWDKSSGEALRTLYFAEYNNYGTGSNTTNRVTWPSYHIISATIASNFTVSSFIDGDSWIPQTKVPYIGGLVP, from the exons ATGGTTCGGATTTCCACTTTATACCTCATTATTATCATTTCGGTATTCTCTGATTTTTTCGCAAGTCGCACGGCTATTTCAAAAAGCATTCTCCAACATGATGCCGATGGTGTCAAGATTCGAGCAACCGTAACTGTTAGCAAGAATGGGTTTGGGAATTTCAGTAGAATCAATGACGCGGTTGCAATGGCTCCAAATAATAGTAACGGAGATGAAggtttttttcatataaagataATGGAGGGAGAATATgaagaatatataaatatcgaTCAGAATAAGAGATATTTGATGATGAGCGGCGCCGGTATTAACCGGACAATCATCACCGGAAACCATAGCTATGAGGATGGATGGGGAATAGATGTCTCAGCCACATTTA TTGCATCAGGCTCACATTTTATCTGCAAACATTTGACCATTCGAAACACGGCTGGACCCACAAAGGGACAAGCTTTGGCATTGATGTGCAGCGGGGACTTATCCGTTTTCTACAATTGCAGTATCGAAGGATACCAGGATACTTTGTGGGTCCGCAGTGGCAAACAATTCTATCGAGAATGTGACGTATATGGTACAATCGATTTTATATTCGGTAATGCTGTGGTTGTATTGCAGAAATGCAACTTGTATGCACGTCGACCAAGCAAAGGCAATGGTAACGAGATTACAGCACAAGGTCGTACCAACCCAAAAGACCAATCCGGAATTGTAATCCAAGGATGTGCGATAAAACCAACACACGATCTCGCAAGGAGCAACTATACGGTTAAAACATATCTTGGTCGGCCGTGGAAAAATTATTCGAGGACGATTATCATGCAAACATACATCGATGGATTTATTGAACCAGCTGGTTGGGATAAATCTTCTGGTGAGGCACTGAGAACGCTCTACTTTGCTGAATACAACAATTATGGAACCGGTTCAAACACCACAAACCGTGTCACTTGGCCTAGTTACCACATCATCAGTGCCACTATTGCTTCGAATTTCACGGTTTCTAGTTTTATTGACGGCGATAGTTGGATTCCACAAACCAAGGTTCCTTACATTGGTGGTTTAGTTCCGTAA
- the LOC103858643 gene encoding NHP2-like protein 1 has product MTVEAVNPKAYPLADSQLAITILDLVQQATNYKQLKKGANEATKTLNRGISEFVVMAADAEPLEILLHLPLLAEDKNVPYVFVPSKQALGRACGVTRPVIACSVTSNEASQLKSQIQQLKDAIEKLLI; this is encoded by the exons ATGACCGTAGAAGCAGTGAACCCTAAGGCGTACCCGTTAGCCGATTCTCAGCTAGCGATAACTATCCTCGACCTTGTCCAGCAAGCTACGAACTACAAACAGCTCAAGAAAGGAGCTAATGAAGCTACCAAGACTTTGAACCGTGGTATCTCTGAGTTCGTGGTCATGGCTGCCGATGCTGAGCCTCTCGagattcttcttcatctcccTCTTCTCGCCGAAGACAAG AATGTGCCGTATGTGTTTGTGCCATCCAAACAAGCCCTTGGAAGAGCATGTGGTGTTACAAGACCCGTGATTGCTTGTTCCGTTACATCAAACGAGGCTAGCCAGTTGAAATCTCAAATTCAGCAGCTTAAGGATGCTATTGAGAAGCTCCTCATCTAA
- the LOC103858644 gene encoding transcription initiation factor IIF subunit alpha isoform X1 has translation MSHCLVLKPSCMGCGSQSDLYGSSCRHMTICLKCGKTMAENKAKCLDCGTVLTRLIREYNVRAATPTDKNYFIGRFVSGLPNFKKGSSENKWSLRKDIPQGRQFTDAQREKLKNKPWILEDETGQFQYQGQLEGSQSATYYLLVMQNKEFVAIPAGSWYNFNKVAQYKQLTLEEAEEKMKNRRKTADGYNRWMMKGGNNDDKEAGGSSGGGGGGRGRKKSSGGEEEEGNVSDRGEEDEEEEAARKSRLGLNKKGNDDDDEEGPRGGDLDMDDDDIEKGDDWEHEEIFTDDDEAVGNDPDEREDLLAPEIPAPPEIKQDDEDEENGEEEGGLSNSGKELKKLLGKANGLNESEEEDDDDDSDDEEETNFNPVTNSKQKEAAKEEPVESTPPKPTPPSSSRGTPSAKPSKGKRKLNDGDSKKPSGSSVQKKVKTENETKPSVKEEKNNSVSKSKAPTKAVKAEPTPATASASASAATGPVTEDEIRAVLMEKKQVTTQDLVSRFKARLKTKEDKNAFADILRKISKIQKNAGSQNFVVLRGK, from the exons ATGTCGCACTGTTTGGTTCTGAAGCCGTCGTGTATGGGCTGCGGATCGCAGTCAGACCTCTACGGAAGCTCCTGCAGGCACATGACGATATGCCTAAAGTGCGGCAAAACCATGGCTGAGAACAAAGCCAAGTGTCTCGATTGCGGAACCGTCCTCACCAGATTGATTCGG GAGTATAATGTCCGTGCGGCGACACCGACGGATAAGAACTACTTCATTGGTAGGTTTGTGAGTGGTCTTCCCAATTTTAAGAAAGGCTCTTCTGAGAATAAATGgtctcttcgtaaagatatacCTCAAGGTCGCCAGTTCACTGATGCTCAACGG GAGAAGTTGAAGAACAAGCCTTGGATCCTGGAAGATGAAACTGGCCAGTTTCAGTACCAGGGACAACTTGAAGGATCCCAGTCTGCAACTTACTATCTCTTAGTGATGCAGAACAAGGAGTTCGTCGCCATTCCTGCCGGTTCTTG GTATAACTTCAACAAGGTTGCACAGTACAAGCAGCTTACACTGGAAGAAGCagaagagaagatgaagaatcGTAGGAAAACTGCGGATGGGTATAACAGGTGGATGATGAAAGGCGGAAATAATGATGACAAAGAGGCGGGTGGAAGCagtggaggtggtggtggcggcAGGGGTCGCAAGAAGTCTTCAGGCGGCGAGGAAGAAGAGGGTAATGTCTCTGACAGAggagaggaagatgaagaggaagaggctgCACGCAAGAGTAGACTCGGTCTTAATAAAAAGGGCAATGACGACGATGATGAAGAAGGTCCAAGGGGTGGTGATCTTGACATGGATGATGATGACATTGAGAAGG GGGATGACTGGGAGCATGAAGAGATTTTCACTGATGATGATGAGGCAGTGGGTAATGATCCTGACGAACGTGAAGATCTTCTGGCGCCTGAAATTCCTGCTCCTCCAGAAATAAAGCAG GATGACGAGGATGAAGAAAATGGAGAAGAGGAAGGAGGATTGAGCAATTCTGGTAAAGAGTTAAAGAAATTGCTCGGCAAGGCTAATGGTTTGAACGAGTCtgaggaagaagacgacgaTGATGATTCAGATGAT GAGGAGGAGACAAACTTCAATCCAGTTACGAATTCTAAACAGAAGGAAGCGGCCAAAGAAGAACCTGTTGAGAGCACTCCTCCAAAGCCTACACCACCTTCATCTTCTCGTGGAACGCCTTCCGCAAAACCATCAAAGGGAAAGAGAAAACTAAATGATGGCGACTCTAAAAAACCTAGCGGCAGCTCTGTTCAAAAGAAAGTGAAGACTGAAAAT GAGACGAAACCTTCAGTGAAGGAAGAGAAAAATAACTCTGTTTCCAAATCCAAGGCACCAACAAAGGCTGTGAAAGCTGAACCAACTCCAGCTACTGCCtcagcttcagcttcagctGCTACAGGGCCTGTGACTGAAGATGAAATCCGAGCTGTCCTCATGGAGAAGAAGCAAGTCACTACGCAGGACCTTGTCTCTAGGTTCAAGGCAAGACTTAAGACCAAAGAG GATAAGAACGCTTTTGCCGATATTCTGAGGAAGATCTCAAAGATACAGAAGAATGCAGGTTCTCAGAACTTCGTCGTTTTGAGGGGGAAATGA
- the LOC103858644 gene encoding transcription initiation factor IIF subunit alpha isoform X2 — MSHCLVLKPSCMGCGSQSDLYGSSCRHMTICLKCGKTMAENKAKCLDCGTVLTRLIREYNVRAATPTDKNYFIGRFVSGLPNFKKGSSENKWSLRKDIPQGRQFTDAQREKLKNKPWILEDETGQFQYQGQLEGSQSATYYLLVMQNKEFVAIPAGSWYNFNKVAQYKQLTLEEAEEKMKNRRKTADGYNRWMMKGGNNDDKEAGGSSGGGGGGRGRKKSSGGEEEEGNVSDRGEEDEEEEAARKSRLGLNKKGNDDDDEEGPRGGDLDMDDDDIEKGDDWEHEEIFTDDDEAVGNDPDEREDLLAPEIPAPPEIKQDDEDEENGEEEGGLSNSGKELKKLLGKANGLNESEEEDDDDEEETNFNPVTNSKQKEAAKEEPVESTPPKPTPPSSSRGTPSAKPSKGKRKLNDGDSKKPSGSSVQKKVKTENETKPSVKEEKNNSVSKSKAPTKAVKAEPTPATASASASAATGPVTEDEIRAVLMEKKQVTTQDLVSRFKARLKTKEDKNAFADILRKISKIQKNAGSQNFVVLRGK, encoded by the exons ATGTCGCACTGTTTGGTTCTGAAGCCGTCGTGTATGGGCTGCGGATCGCAGTCAGACCTCTACGGAAGCTCCTGCAGGCACATGACGATATGCCTAAAGTGCGGCAAAACCATGGCTGAGAACAAAGCCAAGTGTCTCGATTGCGGAACCGTCCTCACCAGATTGATTCGG GAGTATAATGTCCGTGCGGCGACACCGACGGATAAGAACTACTTCATTGGTAGGTTTGTGAGTGGTCTTCCCAATTTTAAGAAAGGCTCTTCTGAGAATAAATGgtctcttcgtaaagatatacCTCAAGGTCGCCAGTTCACTGATGCTCAACGG GAGAAGTTGAAGAACAAGCCTTGGATCCTGGAAGATGAAACTGGCCAGTTTCAGTACCAGGGACAACTTGAAGGATCCCAGTCTGCAACTTACTATCTCTTAGTGATGCAGAACAAGGAGTTCGTCGCCATTCCTGCCGGTTCTTG GTATAACTTCAACAAGGTTGCACAGTACAAGCAGCTTACACTGGAAGAAGCagaagagaagatgaagaatcGTAGGAAAACTGCGGATGGGTATAACAGGTGGATGATGAAAGGCGGAAATAATGATGACAAAGAGGCGGGTGGAAGCagtggaggtggtggtggcggcAGGGGTCGCAAGAAGTCTTCAGGCGGCGAGGAAGAAGAGGGTAATGTCTCTGACAGAggagaggaagatgaagaggaagaggctgCACGCAAGAGTAGACTCGGTCTTAATAAAAAGGGCAATGACGACGATGATGAAGAAGGTCCAAGGGGTGGTGATCTTGACATGGATGATGATGACATTGAGAAGG GGGATGACTGGGAGCATGAAGAGATTTTCACTGATGATGATGAGGCAGTGGGTAATGATCCTGACGAACGTGAAGATCTTCTGGCGCCTGAAATTCCTGCTCCTCCAGAAATAAAGCAG GATGACGAGGATGAAGAAAATGGAGAAGAGGAAGGAGGATTGAGCAATTCTGGTAAAGAGTTAAAGAAATTGCTCGGCAAGGCTAATGGTTTGAACGAGTCtgaggaagaagacgacgaTGAT GAGGAGGAGACAAACTTCAATCCAGTTACGAATTCTAAACAGAAGGAAGCGGCCAAAGAAGAACCTGTTGAGAGCACTCCTCCAAAGCCTACACCACCTTCATCTTCTCGTGGAACGCCTTCCGCAAAACCATCAAAGGGAAAGAGAAAACTAAATGATGGCGACTCTAAAAAACCTAGCGGCAGCTCTGTTCAAAAGAAAGTGAAGACTGAAAAT GAGACGAAACCTTCAGTGAAGGAAGAGAAAAATAACTCTGTTTCCAAATCCAAGGCACCAACAAAGGCTGTGAAAGCTGAACCAACTCCAGCTACTGCCtcagcttcagcttcagctGCTACAGGGCCTGTGACTGAAGATGAAATCCGAGCTGTCCTCATGGAGAAGAAGCAAGTCACTACGCAGGACCTTGTCTCTAGGTTCAAGGCAAGACTTAAGACCAAAGAG GATAAGAACGCTTTTGCCGATATTCTGAGGAAGATCTCAAAGATACAGAAGAATGCAGGTTCTCAGAACTTCGTCGTTTTGAGGGGGAAATGA
- the LOC103858645 gene encoding protein WVD2-like 2: MGREPVDKHMDKNPSSSITVTGSSTGSAECTTDHKKKLNTPSPKTLGMNYTVPKPFSLSPASRRNSSSGSRGSQTNMPLTARKTIRDQKKHQDDEEDSFSVASSTATSVISKVTIGVAPTFRSTSRVERRKEFYKKLEDKQKALEEEKRENEKRLKEEQEVVTKQLRKNMVYKANPVPNFYYEAPPPKLPLKKFPLTRPKSPNLNRRKSCSETVNSSHQEVKGKHFARRRHSVDGCKKESKASNNIPRTPNVKKFAKETPTKSVEVYGRSKSGQEGEVGEKCIDVVSEA, translated from the exons ATGGGGAGAGAACCAGTGGACAAACACATGGATAAGAACCCAAGCAGTAGTATCACTGTCACAGGAAGTTCAACTGGATCAGCAGAATGCACTACTGACCATAAGAAAAAGCTAAACACACCTTCACCTAAAACCCTTGGTATGAATTACACTGTTCCAAAGCCATTCTCTCTGTCCCCTGCTTCCAGAAGAAACTCTTCTTCAGGATCAAGAGGTTCACAG ACAAATATGCCACTAACAGCTAGGAAGACAATAAGAGATCAGAAGAAGCACcaggatgatgaagaagatagTTTCTCAGTTGCTTCCTC AACAGCTACATCTGTAATAAGTAAGGTAACGATTGGAGTTGCTCCAACATTTAGGAGCACATCGCGGGTAGAGAGACGTAAAGAG TTTTACAAGAAACTAGAGGACAAGCAGAAAGCACTtgaggaagagaagagagaaaacgaGAAAAGGCTCAAG gAAGAGCAAGAAGTAGTCACTAAGCAACTCCGGAAGAACATGGTTTACAAAGCTAATCCTGTTCCAAATTTCTACTACGAAGCTCCTCCACCGAAACTTCCATTGAAAAAG TTTCCTCTGACTCGGCCCAAGTCACCAAACCTTAACCGTAGAAAGAGCTGCAGCGAGACAGTTAACTCATCACATCAGGAGGTGAAAGGGAAGCATTTTGCTCGACGTAGACACAGTGTAGACGGTTGCAAGAAAGAATCCAAAGCGAGTAATAATATCCCAAGGACTCCAAATGTGAAAAAGTTCGCAAAGGAAACTCCAACAAAGTCTGTAGAAGTTTATGGAAGAAGCAAGAGTGGCCAAGAGGGAGAAGTAGGTGAGAAATGCATTGATGTTGTGAGTGAAGCTTAG